The following are encoded in a window of Salinibacter grassmerensis genomic DNA:
- the pstA gene encoding phosphate ABC transporter permease PstA — protein sequence MEPSEDGSFQTHRSRRKRIGIILAGVLFLATIFGVVVLVTLLVDVVTSGVPWLDVQFLSSFPSRKAQEAGIKSALVGSLWLMGLTALISVPLGVASAVYLEEYARDGWLLRLIQINIANLAGVPSVVYGILGLALFVRFAALEQSLLAGALTLSLLILPIIIISTQEALRSIPSGIRENAYALGATRSQVIWSHVLPMAAPGIFTGVILALSRAIGETAPLILIGALTFVPFLPRGALDQFTALPIQIFNWTARPQAEFEGLAAAAIVVLMILLFTMNLTAILLRNYFEERRAGS from the coding sequence ACCCACCGTTCTCGCCGCAAGCGCATCGGGATCATCCTGGCCGGCGTCCTCTTCCTGGCCACGATCTTCGGCGTGGTCGTGCTCGTGACGCTTCTGGTGGACGTCGTCACCTCGGGCGTGCCCTGGCTCGACGTGCAGTTTCTCAGTAGCTTTCCGTCCCGAAAGGCGCAGGAGGCGGGCATCAAGTCTGCCCTGGTCGGCTCGCTCTGGCTGATGGGGCTTACCGCTCTCATTTCGGTACCGCTGGGGGTGGCCTCCGCCGTGTACCTCGAAGAATACGCGCGGGACGGCTGGCTTCTGCGCCTGATTCAGATCAACATTGCCAACCTCGCCGGGGTCCCCTCGGTGGTATACGGCATTCTGGGACTCGCCCTCTTCGTGCGTTTCGCGGCGCTGGAACAGAGCCTCCTGGCCGGGGCCCTGACGCTTAGCCTGCTCATCCTGCCCATCATCATTATCAGCACCCAGGAGGCCCTCCGAAGCATTCCGAGCGGCATCCGCGAGAATGCCTATGCCCTCGGTGCCACGCGCTCGCAGGTCATCTGGAGCCACGTCCTGCCGATGGCCGCCCCCGGCATCTTCACCGGGGTCATTCTCGCGCTCAGCCGGGCCATCGGGGAAACGGCGCCCCTCATCCTCATCGGGGCACTCACCTTCGTTCCGTTCCTTCCCCGCGGGGCCCTGGATCAGTTCACCGCGCTTCCGATTCAGATCTTTAACTGGACGGCCCGCCCCCAGGCCGAGTTTGAGGGCCTGGCGGCCGCCGCCATCGTGGTGCTTATGATTCTCTTGTTCACGATGAACCTGACGGCCATCCTGCTACGCAACTACTTCGAAGAGCGTCGTGC